Part of the Mya arenaria isolate MELC-2E11 chromosome 8, ASM2691426v1 genome, CCTATTTCCGTGTAGGATATGAAACAGAGGTAAGTTACATTTTTCATGTTATGTTTTATCTCATGTATAACGCTATCATCGGCTTAGATTTCTGACATACAGATGAACGGTATGTTTCTTTCAATCATTAGCATCAATCGCGACATTATAGATATTACTTCataattaaatcatgttttgttaCCATTACGAAACAGTGAGTTACGTGAACCAGGCGACGCATAATAAAGATTTAGTAACGTGTAACCTTAAATCAAAGTTTAGAATATAGATCTCAAGGTTGCGTCTTCAGtgtattcatttaaagtttGTAAGTACAACTGAAACCTTGATTTAAACTAAGGTATGTAAGTGTTataattaaagtgacattcttattcaaattcaatacatacacatgtataacgaaCATGAATTTCGAGTGAtaaacttcttactaaataatgcatttatagaaaatattaattgttggTAATAAGTAAacaaccgtgtatttaatagctgaaaaggcaaaattattaaatggttggtgaatgctaaaagattaactgtgatttACTGTTGTCTCATAACATAGAAAAACCGTGTGTTTTttcacctttctttcaaattcaacatattattcttcataagaactattgttttcgacatttattaatcctgaTTCTTTAAggttattttgaatatttatatgatttaattttattatatacattagaATTGTGAACGAGTGAACAAAATCATTGTGGAACATATGTGTGACTTAGAAACTGTTCCAAATAGGACTAGTGGTCATATGATAgatcatgatatatttaaatggtGTTTCGATTGCTGActaatgcatgtacatgtatatcaatatgAGCACAGACGGATACATGTCACTGAGCTACTGTGGACTCCAGTCGAATGATTGTcctttctgaaaaaaaaatcctcacATATTTTATGCAGTTAAACATTTTTCCTGACctatatgatttttttcctcTTTTCTAGTTATGAGTCGAGTTGACTGGGGACTGTTGCCCCTTGACATCGTGGTGCACGTGTTTTCCTTCCTGCGCCCAACCGACCGGAACCGGGCCTCGCGGGTGTGCGAGGCGTGGCATGAGGCGTTCCAGCATCCCTCGCTTTGGCTGCACATAGACTTTTGGTTCTTCCTGCCGAGCCATGCAGACAGTTTAAAGGGCGTTGAAAAGTATGGGAAATATTTCAAGTCTGTTTTCGTCGGGGTTATTCAAATGCTTGATCATAACCGGGAGAACGCATGCGCCTTGTTGGAGCTACTATCGAAAATCGGAAAACGGAGGGTAACTGATTTTGAGATTGTGTTTACTGGGGAGAATCCGCTGTTCTATTCTGGCCAGGAGTTTTTGGACGCCTTAAGCATTCTCTTTTCGCCGGTTGCAGACAACATAGCACCCCCATTAAATTGTCTGCAACACGTTGATTTTTGTGGATTATCTGTACCTATAGATGACAAGGTATTAAATCTCTTGGCTGACAACCATCCCGGACTGGAGTttttggacattcaaaacaaagTAATTGTCTGCAAGGTGACACCAGGGTGTATTCTGAGGTTGGTGAAAAAGTGCCGTGGAATCACGGACCTGAGACTCTACCACTGCAGTATGTCAGACGATGTTTTGGAAGCGTTATGTCAAGAAGATAGGGTAgcaaaattaaatcatttgtcCATAATGTGCCGTCGTGAAGAAAAGTTCGGTTCAGATCTTTCTACAGATGCTTGGGAAAAACTAACATTAAACGTCCCTCAAATGAGGGTTACTCTAGGTTTCGATCATACATGCCCATTCAATGTGATACCCATCATTATGAAGTCAGTTATACCAGTGAGAACTCTCAAACTAGAAACATTCGCGGAGTGCCACGAACAAGTGTCGCTGGCGGCCGCCTACTACAGCGAGACACTTACGAAGCTGGTACTGCGTACCCGGAACACGGCAGCCCTGGAGGATGCGCTGCTGGCGGTGGCTCGGA contains:
- the LOC128243550 gene encoding F-box/LRR-repeat protein 8-like isoform X1, which gives rise to MNVMSRVDWGLLPLDIVVHVFSFLRPTDRNRASRVCEAWHEAFQHPSLWLHIDFWFFLPSHADSLKGVEKYGKYFKSVFVGVIQMLDHNRENACALLELLSKIGKRRVTDFEIVFTGENPLFYSGQEFLDALSILFSPVADNIAPPLNCLQHVDFCGLSVPIDDKVLNLLADNHPGLEFLDIQNKVIVCKVTPGCILRLVKKCRGITDLRLYHCSMSDDVLEALCQEDRVAKLNHLSIMCRREEKFGSDLSTDAWEKLTLNVPQMRVTLGFDHTCPFNVIPIIMKSVIPVRTLKLETFAECHEQVSLAAAYYSETLTKLVLRTRNTAALEDALLAVARSCARLRSLLVFCVVREETIDEIFQLQPEMRARGSYILKSVVEPEPWVVGVEEGD
- the LOC128243550 gene encoding F-box/LRR-repeat protein 8-like isoform X2; translation: MSRVDWGLLPLDIVVHVFSFLRPTDRNRASRVCEAWHEAFQHPSLWLHIDFWFFLPSHADSLKGVEKYGKYFKSVFVGVIQMLDHNRENACALLELLSKIGKRRVTDFEIVFTGENPLFYSGQEFLDALSILFSPVADNIAPPLNCLQHVDFCGLSVPIDDKVLNLLADNHPGLEFLDIQNKVIVCKVTPGCILRLVKKCRGITDLRLYHCSMSDDVLEALCQEDRVAKLNHLSIMCRREEKFGSDLSTDAWEKLTLNVPQMRVTLGFDHTCPFNVIPIIMKSVIPVRTLKLETFAECHEQVSLAAAYYSETLTKLVLRTRNTAALEDALLAVARSCARLRSLLVFCVVREETIDEIFQLQPEMRARGSYILKSVVEPEPWVVGVEEGD